In Fundulus heteroclitus isolate FHET01 unplaced genomic scaffold, MU-UCD_Fhet_4.1 scaffold_39, whole genome shotgun sequence, the following are encoded in one genomic region:
- the LOC118560110 gene encoding uncharacterized protein LOC118560110 — MTQSANSLVSRDVTVLLRDTAKFRWRAGGELAEDRPSETMPMFCVVYGCSNRSNREKEKSFYRVPKIVVHKGENCKKLTEQRRKKWILNLRLRSGGAESANARVCSDHFVGGCPSALGDVESVDWAPTVNLGYQKTKPKSEASLQREKRMKLKEDQQSRSECAEAMLDLQKTAESPGMSSDLTQTGDCSEPKQPADNPQSEGSSGDNGTLNDLAYADAGCQTELTMDDIEKMEDVLGQITTELGDLRTKALDTQFNQESFEKNEDKTKFYTGLPNFLVLMQIFELCEPYIPSGPMSVLSKFEQLILVLLRLRLNLQLKDLAFRFKISLPTASRVWHKIIDILHESPLIY, encoded by the exons atgacacaatcagccaatagcTTGGTTTCACGTGACGTCACAGTGCTGCTGCGCGATACCGCGAAATTCAGATGGAGGGCAGGAGGTGAATTAGCTGAGGATCGGCCGTCTGAAACAATGCCTATGTTTTGTGTGGTTTACGGCTGCTCCAATCGTTCGAACCGAGAAAAGGAAAAGAGCTTTTACAGAGTACCAAAGATTGTTGTCCATAAAggtgaaaactgtaaaaagctCACAGAACAACGCCGTAAAAAATGGATATTAAACTTACGTCTGCGGTCTGGAGGAGCAGAGTCTGCCAACGCCCGTGTCTGCAGCGACCACTTCGTCGGAG GCTGTCCTAGCGCTTTGGGTGACGTTGAGTCGGTAGACTGGGCTCCGACGGTAAACCTCGGTTACCAAAAAACTAAGCCCAAATCGGAAGCCTCTCTTCAACGAGAGAAGAGGATGAAGCTCAAAGAAGATCAACAAAGCCGGTCAGAATGTGCAGAGGCTATGTTGGATCTCCAAAAGACAGCTGAGAGCCCGGGTATGAGCTCCGATCTAACGCAGACAGGCGACTGCTCTGAACCGAAGCAGCCAGCTGACAACCCACAATCAGAAGGCAGCAGTGGGGACAATGGGACATTAAATGATCTAG CCTATGCAGATGCCGGATGCCAGACTGAGCTAACCATGGATGACATTGAGAAGATGGAGGATGTTCTGGGACAGATCACAACAGAGCTGGGAGATCTTCGAACCAAAGCACTGGACACACAGTTCAACCAGGAGTCctttgaaaaaaatgaagacaagACAAAGTTCTACACAGGCCTCCCCAACTTCTTAGTTTTAATGCAGATTTTTGAGCTGTGTGAACCCTACATTCCCTCTGGTCCTATGTCTGTGCTGTCAAAATTTGAAcagttaattttagttttactgAGGCTGAGACTAAATCTCCAACTGAAAGATTTAGCTTTCAGGTTTAAGATATCTCTGCCCACCGCCTCTAGAGTTTGGCATAAAATAATTGATATACTTCATGAAAG CCCTCTAATTTACTAG